In one Vulgatibacter incomptus genomic region, the following are encoded:
- a CDS encoding sulfatase-like hydrolase/transferase has product MSFDRPARSTLAMLRPALFWALLHAGLVLVFFHGGLSRSLGGVPQAMHLPLWVCFGVEALALAVAMWLVTLPLAVFRGAYSILAPLVFAIVFALLYLDSLLFDSLGFHFNGLIVQVALQPGALQTTGLSPWEVAGYVVAALAAIGLDAFAGSRFVRRFATPSRRAWTWPTAIVALWVAERLAVGTMAFYGGFAVLAAGTTLPLQPPVRLAGFLEKVTGKPPMYAEMLLRDLPKAGEAMGELEPAAVRFTRKPDVLVLLIESTRNDFFTPEVMPNLTRRAQADGRIFPRHYSGAPSTHFALFNLFYGLDAQRRDGILGAGRAPLLFPALKANGYATSFIASSSVDWMDLKDTVFRDVKDGLITGLAGESSQERDGSMVAKAREVISATPKDEPLFLFLFFDGTHFNYAYPERSAIFQPAWDGVGSIKAATVDAELLENRAKNALHEVDAKLEEFLSFYEAERGGKPLLIVTADHGEEFREHGRVGHGSDVTRGQIHVPLVIFDEKVPKGVHEGVTGHVDLVPTIFSLLGDTHDPGLYGDGHPVLDEPTDRYALATVGWEPKFAVVGKDLKVRFFSLDAGLGSIDVTDDDDRPLDDGKARFAVQAPKLLERLRGGLGSTRKAASAAVGTRDAEEPKAAQRDPAAEASPETQAAEGTPDVAPHASAD; this is encoded by the coding sequence TTGAGCTTCGACCGCCCCGCCCGCTCCACCCTCGCCATGCTGCGGCCCGCCCTCTTCTGGGCGCTGCTCCACGCGGGCCTGGTCCTCGTCTTCTTCCACGGCGGGCTGTCCCGATCGCTCGGCGGCGTGCCCCAGGCGATGCACTTGCCGCTGTGGGTTTGCTTCGGCGTGGAGGCGTTGGCGTTGGCCGTGGCGATGTGGCTCGTCACGCTCCCGCTCGCCGTCTTCCGCGGCGCGTATTCGATTCTTGCACCTCTGGTGTTCGCGATCGTCTTCGCGCTCCTCTACCTCGACAGCCTCCTCTTCGATTCGCTGGGCTTCCACTTCAACGGCCTGATCGTCCAGGTGGCCCTCCAGCCGGGCGCCCTCCAGACCACCGGCCTCTCGCCCTGGGAGGTCGCGGGATACGTGGTGGCGGCCCTCGCCGCCATCGGGCTCGACGCCTTCGCCGGCTCGCGCTTCGTGCGGCGCTTCGCTACGCCCAGCCGTCGAGCCTGGACTTGGCCGACGGCGATCGTCGCCCTCTGGGTGGCCGAGCGGCTGGCGGTGGGCACCATGGCGTTCTACGGCGGCTTCGCCGTGCTCGCCGCGGGCACCACCCTCCCGCTGCAGCCCCCGGTGCGCCTCGCCGGCTTCCTCGAGAAGGTCACGGGCAAGCCGCCGATGTACGCGGAGATGCTTCTGCGCGACCTGCCCAAGGCCGGAGAGGCGATGGGCGAGCTCGAGCCCGCCGCCGTGCGGTTCACGCGGAAGCCCGACGTCCTCGTCCTCCTGATCGAGAGCACCCGCAACGACTTCTTCACGCCGGAGGTGATGCCAAATCTCACCCGTCGTGCACAGGCCGACGGGCGGATCTTCCCGAGGCACTACAGCGGCGCGCCCTCCACGCACTTCGCGCTCTTCAACCTCTTCTACGGCCTCGACGCCCAGCGCCGCGACGGCATCCTCGGCGCCGGCCGCGCGCCGCTGCTCTTCCCGGCGCTCAAGGCCAACGGCTACGCCACCTCGTTCATCGCCTCGTCCTCCGTCGACTGGATGGATCTCAAGGACACGGTGTTCCGCGACGTGAAGGACGGCCTGATCACCGGCCTCGCGGGCGAGTCCTCCCAGGAGCGCGACGGCTCCATGGTCGCGAAGGCCCGCGAGGTGATCTCCGCGACGCCGAAGGACGAGCCGCTCTTCCTCTTCCTCTTCTTCGACGGCACCCACTTCAACTACGCCTACCCGGAGCGCTCGGCGATCTTCCAGCCGGCCTGGGACGGCGTGGGCAGCATCAAGGCCGCCACCGTCGACGCCGAGCTCCTCGAGAACCGCGCGAAGAACGCCCTCCACGAGGTCGACGCCAAGCTCGAGGAGTTCCTCTCCTTCTACGAGGCGGAGCGCGGCGGAAAGCCCCTCCTCATCGTCACCGCCGACCACGGCGAGGAGTTCCGGGAGCACGGCCGCGTCGGCCACGGCTCCGACGTCACCCGCGGGCAGATCCACGTGCCGCTGGTGATCTTCGACGAGAAGGTGCCCAAGGGCGTCCACGAGGGCGTCACCGGCCACGTCGATCTCGTCCCGACGATCTTCTCGCTCCTCGGCGACACCCATGACCCTGGCCTCTACGGCGACGGCCACCCCGTCCTCGACGAGCCGACCGACCGCTACGCCCTCGCCACGGTGGGATGGGAGCCCAAGTTCGCCGTCGTCGGCAAGGACCTCAAGGTGCGCTTCTTCAGCCTCGATGCGGGCCTCGGCTCCATCGACGTGACCGACGACGACGATCGCCCCCTCGACGACGGGAAGGCCCGCTTCGCCGTCCAGGCGCCGAAGCTCCTCGAGCGCCTCCGCGGCGGCCTCGGCTCCACTCGCAAGGCCGCTTCGGCCGCGGTGGGCACCCGGGACGCCGAGGAACCAAAGGCCGCGCAGCGCGATCCTGCTGCGGAGGCCTCGCCCGAGACACAGGCTGCCGAGGGCACGCCCGACGTGGCGCCGCACGCGAGCGCCGACTAG
- a CDS encoding serine O-acetyltransferase, whose protein sequence is MKGADRLRDPRFEAAVEGLLDSYVSVGGINHIEGHNLPSLGQVVEVLHLLEAVLFPGYYEAARLGARNARYVIGEHCARLYECLAAEVAKSLEHTARCETAGDFVSGREANEQAERIVFELLETLPSIRATLYEDAQAALEGDPAARSIVEVLLAYPSIRAIGIHRVANFLHRRKVPLIPRMMSEHVHGQTGIDIHPGATIGPGLFIDHGTGVVIGETAVLGRWCKLYQGVTLGALSVSKHEETTWDPPKRHPTLEDRVTVYAGATILGGRTLIGEGSIVGGNVWLTRSIPPGTKVQIEPPFLLYRGASAISPVREPMDYQI, encoded by the coding sequence GTGAAGGGCGCTGACAGGCTGCGCGATCCCCGCTTCGAGGCGGCGGTGGAGGGACTGCTCGACTCCTACGTCTCGGTAGGCGGGATCAACCACATCGAGGGGCACAACCTCCCCTCTCTCGGCCAGGTGGTGGAGGTCCTCCACCTCCTGGAGGCCGTGCTCTTCCCCGGCTACTACGAGGCGGCACGGCTGGGTGCACGCAACGCCCGCTACGTGATCGGCGAGCACTGCGCCCGCCTCTACGAGTGCCTGGCTGCGGAGGTCGCCAAGAGCCTGGAGCACACCGCCCGCTGCGAGACGGCGGGGGACTTCGTGAGCGGCCGGGAGGCCAACGAGCAGGCCGAGCGGATCGTCTTCGAGCTGCTCGAGACGCTGCCGTCGATCCGCGCGACGCTCTACGAAGACGCCCAGGCGGCGCTCGAGGGCGATCCCGCCGCGCGTTCGATTGTCGAGGTGCTGCTCGCCTACCCCTCGATCCGCGCGATCGGCATCCACCGCGTGGCGAACTTCCTCCACCGGCGGAAGGTTCCGCTCATCCCGCGCATGATGAGCGAGCACGTCCACGGGCAGACCGGGATCGACATCCACCCCGGCGCCACCATCGGTCCGGGGCTCTTCATCGACCACGGCACGGGCGTGGTCATCGGCGAGACCGCCGTGCTCGGCAGGTGGTGCAAGCTCTACCAGGGCGTGACGCTCGGCGCCTTGAGCGTGTCCAAGCACGAGGAGACCACTTGGGATCCGCCCAAGCGGCATCCGACGCTGGAGGATCGGGTGACCGTCTATGCCGGCGCCACCATCCTCGGCGGCAGGACGTTGATCGGCGAGGGGAGCATCGTCGGCGGCAACGTCTGGCTGACGCGGTCGATCCCGCCAGGGACCAAGGTGCAGATCGAGCCGCCGTTCCTGCTCTACCGCGGCGCCTCCGCCATCTCTCCCGTGAGGGAGCCGATGGACTACCAGATCTGA
- a CDS encoding TraR/DksA family transcriptional regulator: MKKPTLARHQKSLLALRDELVRGSAASVRRENPEAGADEDEAPLAEMLQVIASNRNQSKAGELARIDAALKRLEENPDDFGLCVECEDEIAPGRLAAMPFVELCVDCQAKRDSPRGGARRHLTDYR; encoded by the coding sequence ATGAAGAAGCCGACCCTCGCCCGCCACCAGAAGTCGCTGCTCGCCCTCCGGGACGAGCTCGTCCGCGGATCTGCTGCATCCGTGCGCCGTGAGAACCCCGAAGCGGGAGCCGACGAGGACGAGGCCCCCCTCGCCGAGATGCTCCAGGTGATCGCGTCGAACCGGAACCAGAGCAAGGCGGGGGAGCTGGCCCGTATCGACGCGGCGCTCAAGCGGCTGGAGGAGAACCCCGACGACTTCGGCCTCTGCGTGGAATGCGAGGACGAGATCGCCCCGGGCCGCCTCGCCGCCATGCCCTTCGTCGAGCTCTGCGTCGACTGCCAGGCCAAGCGCGACTCCCCTCGGGGAGGCGCCCGCCGCCACCTCACCGACTACCGCTGA
- a CDS encoding peptidylprolyl isomerase, whose translation MKNAQTIAAMLLAAAGLLACGPQGQTGKADGTAKTQKKTGEVLATIGDETLTVDEVKARMEEQSPFIRARYDSPERKREFVDNLVRFELLAQEAKRRGFADDPEVLSAMKKTMVQKLMRAEFDDNGKAPPVSEQELRAFYDENINDFVKPERVRLSHVFFAAAKGDASRMKVKADATKALAAVKAKDATDKSAFADLAKTRSDDDASKRAGGDLSFKTREELDAAWGPELTAAAFDLKEIGQLGSVIETDKGYHVVKLTGRQNPLDRPFDTVKAQIEGRLSREKRTKAFDTFVEDLKSQAKVTVNDDLLAQIEVNTGGMPAGMPGGMGMPAGMPGGMQGMPAGHPMPGGQVGGNVQPAIAIQPSGKPAAPQPAAVNAVKAPAPAPAPAKVAPKAPAPAPAR comes from the coding sequence ATGAAGAACGCCCAGACGATCGCAGCCATGTTGCTCGCCGCCGCCGGACTCCTCGCTTGCGGCCCCCAGGGCCAGACCGGGAAGGCCGACGGGACCGCCAAGACGCAGAAGAAGACCGGCGAGGTCCTCGCCACCATCGGCGACGAGACGCTCACCGTCGACGAGGTCAAGGCCCGCATGGAGGAGCAGTCGCCCTTCATCCGCGCCCGGTACGACTCGCCCGAGCGCAAGCGCGAGTTCGTGGACAACCTGGTCCGCTTCGAGCTCCTGGCCCAGGAGGCCAAGCGCCGCGGCTTCGCGGACGATCCCGAGGTCCTCTCGGCCATGAAGAAGACCATGGTCCAGAAGCTGATGAGGGCCGAGTTCGACGACAACGGCAAGGCGCCGCCGGTCTCCGAGCAGGAGCTGCGGGCGTTCTACGACGAGAACATCAACGACTTCGTGAAGCCCGAGCGCGTGCGGCTCTCCCACGTCTTCTTCGCCGCCGCCAAGGGCGACGCGTCGCGGATGAAGGTGAAGGCCGACGCCACCAAGGCCCTGGCTGCCGTGAAGGCCAAGGACGCCACCGACAAGAGCGCGTTCGCGGATCTCGCCAAGACCCGCTCCGACGACGACGCCTCGAAGCGCGCCGGCGGCGACCTCTCCTTCAAGACCCGCGAGGAGCTCGACGCCGCCTGGGGCCCGGAGCTCACCGCCGCCGCCTTCGATCTCAAGGAGATCGGGCAGCTCGGCAGCGTGATCGAGACCGACAAGGGCTACCACGTGGTGAAGCTCACCGGGCGTCAGAACCCCCTCGACCGTCCGTTCGACACGGTCAAGGCCCAGATCGAGGGTCGCCTCTCCCGCGAGAAGCGCACCAAGGCCTTCGACACCTTCGTCGAGGATCTGAAGTCCCAGGCCAAGGTGACCGTGAACGACGACCTGCTCGCGCAGATCGAGGTGAACACCGGCGGGATGCCGGCGGGCATGCCCGGCGGAATGGGAATGCCGGCCGGGATGCCCGGCGGAATGCAGGGTATGCCTGCAGGCCACCCGATGCCGGGCGGCCAGGTCGGCGGCAACGTGCAGCCCGCGATCGCGATCCAGCCTTCCGGAAAGCCCGCGGCGCCGCAGCCGGCGGCGGTGAACGCCGTGAAGGCCCCGGCTCCTGCCCCGGCTCCGGCGAAGGTCGCGCCCAAGGCTCCGGCCCCCGCTCCTGCCCGCTAG
- the def gene encoding peptide deformylase yields MTIRKIATVGHPVLRQVARKVTREELASPEMQAFIDDLIETMRDANGAGLAANQVFEPVQICAIEVGDNPRYPYKPKIPLTILVNPEIEPLTDETFDNFEGCLSVPDLRGVAPRVVKIRVRAWDRHGNEFDEVVQGLSAGTYQHEVDHLFGKLFLDRVRDTTTLCTWTQFERFHKAPFVERVQALVARFGS; encoded by the coding sequence ATGACCATCCGCAAGATCGCGACCGTAGGCCACCCCGTCCTCCGCCAGGTGGCGCGCAAGGTGACGCGCGAGGAGCTGGCCAGCCCGGAGATGCAGGCCTTCATCGACGACCTGATCGAGACGATGCGCGACGCCAACGGCGCCGGCCTCGCCGCCAACCAGGTCTTCGAGCCGGTGCAGATCTGCGCCATCGAGGTGGGCGACAACCCGCGCTACCCGTACAAGCCGAAGATCCCCCTCACGATCCTGGTGAACCCGGAGATCGAGCCCCTCACCGACGAGACCTTCGATAACTTCGAGGGCTGCCTCTCGGTACCGGACCTGCGGGGCGTGGCGCCGCGCGTCGTGAAGATCCGCGTGCGCGCTTGGGATCGCCACGGCAACGAGTTCGACGAGGTGGTGCAGGGCCTCTCGGCGGGCACCTACCAGCACGAGGTCGACCACCTCTTCGGCAAACTCTTCCTCGACCGAGTGCGCGACACCACCACCCTCTGCACGTGGACGCAGTTCGAGCGCTTCCACAAGGCGCCGTTCGTCGAGCGCGTGCAGGCCCTGGTGGCCCGCTTCGGGAGCTGA
- a CDS encoding peptidylprolyl isomerase, with the protein MEGRLLCLSAAAALAITACTQGDAEKKAPAVIATVNDEPVTADEVRAALFEEGRDRRPDSMSAVDGARLLESLIDQKLLAQSARTLGIKVSEGELERGILRLRADYPGDSFGELLSALELTQAELGERIRGQLLVERLFVDQVFARIAITDDEVDAWLADHKAELERPEQVRAAQIVVKTEAEARGLLAQLRGGADFGELARRHSLSPDARMGGDLGWFARGEMPPPFDDVCFGLAIGKTSEVVGSSYGFHVFKVLERRAAGAPVELREEAEARLRREKETAAQLDYLANLRKVARIKVDEAALARVVVKP; encoded by the coding sequence GTGGAAGGCCGCCTTCTCTGCCTCTCGGCCGCAGCGGCCCTCGCGATCACCGCCTGCACCCAGGGGGACGCCGAAAAGAAGGCCCCTGCGGTGATCGCCACGGTGAACGACGAGCCGGTGACCGCCGACGAGGTCCGGGCCGCGCTCTTCGAGGAGGGGCGGGATCGCCGGCCCGATTCGATGTCCGCCGTTGATGGGGCGCGCCTCCTCGAATCCCTGATCGATCAGAAGCTCCTTGCCCAGTCCGCCAGGACGCTGGGGATCAAGGTGAGCGAGGGCGAGCTCGAACGGGGCATCCTCCGGCTGCGCGCCGACTATCCGGGCGACAGCTTCGGCGAGCTCCTCAGCGCGCTGGAGCTCACCCAGGCCGAGCTCGGCGAGCGGATCCGCGGCCAGCTCCTGGTGGAGCGGCTCTTCGTCGATCAGGTCTTCGCGCGGATTGCGATCACCGACGACGAGGTCGACGCCTGGCTCGCGGACCACAAGGCCGAGCTCGAGAGACCCGAGCAGGTCCGCGCGGCGCAGATCGTCGTGAAGACCGAGGCGGAGGCGCGCGGCCTGCTCGCACAGCTCCGCGGAGGCGCCGACTTCGGCGAGCTCGCGCGGAGGCACTCCCTCTCTCCCGACGCCCGCATGGGCGGGGACCTGGGCTGGTTCGCCCGGGGCGAGATGCCGCCACCCTTCGACGACGTCTGCTTCGGGCTGGCGATCGGGAAGACCAGCGAAGTGGTCGGCAGCTCCTACGGCTTCCACGTGTTCAAGGTCCTGGAGCGCCGCGCCGCCGGCGCGCCGGTGGAGCTCCGCGAGGAAGCGGAGGCGAGGCTGCGCCGCGAGAAGGAAACGGCGGCCCAGCTCGATTATCTTGCGAACCTGCGCAAGGTGGCCCGCATCAAAGTCGACGAGGCCGCGCTCGCGCGGGTGGTGGTGAAGCCGTGA
- a CDS encoding M3 family metallopeptidase: MIDQAPNPLLHLGFDLPFDRIRPEHVQPAVRELLAEAEAAIAAIATRGAAPTYESTLEALEKTTERLELAMTVVGHLESVASTPALREAYNAVLPEVSAFYARIPLNDGLWNALRSLAETDEAGALDPARKRFLDKTLADFRRHGAELDPAGKARLEALSRELAEVTSRFSQNVVDASGAFELMVDDRARLAGLPDSAVAAAEEAARAKGAKGFRFTLHAPSYVPAMTYLEDGELRERIWRAFDSRATSGDFDNRPLVGKILELRREKARLLGYQDFADLVLEDRMAQSGANARAFVRDLRERTEPFYVNENDALLGFRREEDGQGAKAIQPWELAYWAEKQRRARYDFDEEELRPYFPLPSVIEGLFAVVNRLYGIRVEERRDVPVWHPDVRSYSILDADGSLLCAFYADLHPRDEKRGGAWMNGLVTGLHRAGAKAPHLGLICANFTPPSAGKPALLTHREVETLFHEFGHLLHHALSRPEIRSLGGTNVAWDFVELPSQIMENWCWERDALDLFARHHETGARIPEALFEKMIRARTYRAANAMMRQLGFAEVDLAMHTDFEPKAGRDVMAFARGILQAHTPAPLPESSAMIASFGHLFASGVGYAAGYYSYKWAEVLDADAFSRFREEGLFNPDVGRAFREEILARGDSAEPAMLFRSFRGREPSLDALLARSGLLPVAG, encoded by the coding sequence ATGATCGACCAGGCGCCCAATCCCCTGCTTCACCTCGGCTTCGACCTTCCCTTCGACCGGATTCGCCCCGAGCACGTGCAGCCGGCGGTCCGCGAGCTCCTCGCCGAGGCCGAGGCCGCGATCGCGGCGATCGCGACGAGGGGAGCGGCGCCGACCTACGAGAGCACCCTCGAGGCCCTGGAGAAGACGACCGAGAGGCTCGAGCTCGCGATGACCGTGGTTGGACACCTGGAGTCGGTGGCGAGCACGCCGGCGCTCCGCGAGGCCTACAACGCGGTGCTGCCGGAGGTGAGCGCCTTCTACGCCCGCATTCCCCTGAACGACGGGCTCTGGAATGCGCTCCGCTCGCTCGCCGAGACCGACGAGGCCGGGGCGCTGGACCCGGCCCGGAAGCGCTTCCTCGACAAGACCCTGGCCGACTTCCGCCGCCACGGCGCCGAGCTGGATCCGGCCGGCAAGGCACGGCTCGAGGCGCTCTCCCGCGAGCTCGCCGAGGTCACGAGCCGCTTCTCCCAGAACGTGGTCGACGCCAGCGGCGCGTTCGAGCTGATGGTGGACGATCGGGCGCGGCTCGCGGGCCTGCCCGACTCGGCGGTGGCGGCGGCAGAGGAGGCGGCCCGGGCGAAGGGTGCCAAGGGATTCCGCTTCACCCTGCACGCGCCGAGCTACGTGCCGGCCATGACCTACCTGGAGGATGGCGAGCTGCGCGAGCGCATCTGGCGCGCTTTCGACTCCCGCGCCACCTCGGGCGACTTCGACAACCGCCCGCTGGTCGGGAAGATCCTCGAGCTGCGGCGCGAGAAGGCCAGGCTCCTCGGCTACCAGGACTTCGCGGACCTGGTGCTCGAGGATCGCATGGCCCAGTCCGGAGCGAACGCCCGCGCCTTCGTCCGCGATCTGCGCGAGCGCACCGAGCCCTTCTACGTGAACGAGAACGATGCGCTCCTCGGCTTCCGCCGGGAGGAGGACGGGCAGGGCGCAAAAGCGATCCAGCCCTGGGAGCTCGCCTACTGGGCGGAGAAGCAGCGGCGCGCCCGGTACGACTTCGACGAGGAGGAGCTCCGCCCCTACTTCCCGCTGCCCAGCGTGATCGAGGGACTGTTCGCGGTGGTGAACCGGCTCTACGGGATCCGGGTGGAGGAGCGGCGGGACGTGCCCGTGTGGCATCCCGACGTTAGGAGCTACTCGATCCTCGACGCCGACGGCTCGCTGCTCTGCGCCTTCTACGCCGACCTGCACCCCCGCGACGAGAAGCGGGGCGGCGCCTGGATGAACGGCCTCGTCACCGGCCTCCACCGCGCCGGCGCGAAGGCGCCGCACCTCGGCCTGATCTGCGCGAACTTCACGCCGCCGTCGGCGGGGAAGCCCGCGCTCCTCACCCACCGCGAGGTCGAGACCCTCTTCCATGAGTTCGGCCATCTGCTCCACCACGCCCTGTCGCGCCCCGAGATCCGCAGCCTGGGCGGCACGAACGTGGCGTGGGACTTCGTGGAGCTCCCGTCGCAGATCATGGAGAACTGGTGCTGGGAGCGCGACGCGCTGGATCTCTTCGCCCGGCACCACGAGACCGGCGCGCGGATCCCCGAGGCGCTCTTCGAGAAGATGATCCGCGCACGCACCTATCGCGCTGCGAACGCGATGATGCGCCAGCTCGGCTTCGCCGAGGTGGACCTCGCGATGCACACGGACTTCGAGCCGAAGGCGGGCCGCGACGTGATGGCGTTCGCGCGGGGGATCCTCCAGGCCCACACGCCGGCGCCGCTCCCGGAGTCGAGCGCGATGATCGCCTCCTTCGGCCACCTCTTCGCGAGCGGCGTGGGCTATGCCGCCGGCTACTACTCCTACAAGTGGGCCGAGGTCCTGGACGCCGACGCCTTCAGCCGCTTCCGCGAGGAGGGCCTCTTCAACCCCGACGTGGGCCGCGCGTTCCGCGAGGAGATCCTCGCCCGCGGCGACAGCGCCGAGCCGGCGATGCTCTTCCGCTCCTTCCGCGGGAGGGAGCCGTCGCTCGACGCGCTCCTCGCGCGCTCCGGGCTCCTCCCGGTGGCCGGCTGA
- the cysK gene encoding cysteine synthase A, producing the protein MHDRIYDDITELVGDTPIVRLRRIAAPDEATILAKVESFNPAGSVKDRIGKAMIEAAEKAGKLREGMTIVEPTSGNTGVALAMVAAVKGYRLVLTMPESMSLERRRILEAYGAELVLTPAAKGMNGAVEAAKALADELGEKAFVPQQFDNPANPEIHRKTTAEEILRSVPLDSLDAFVAGIGTGGTITGVGQVLKGKKPSLLVVAAEPLRSPLLTEGKAGPHRIQGLGANFVPTILDRAVYDEVIDVADMEAYLAARELARKEGLLVGISSGAALVAARKIAKRLGPGKTVLCVLPDTGERYWSSFAGFAEELAGEGR; encoded by the coding sequence ATGCACGACCGAATCTACGACGACATCACCGAGCTGGTGGGCGACACGCCCATCGTGAGGCTCCGCCGCATCGCCGCGCCGGACGAGGCGACCATCCTCGCCAAGGTCGAGTCCTTCAACCCCGCCGGGAGCGTGAAGGACCGGATCGGCAAGGCGATGATCGAGGCGGCCGAGAAGGCCGGCAAGCTCCGCGAGGGCATGACGATCGTCGAGCCCACCTCGGGGAACACCGGCGTCGCGCTGGCGATGGTCGCCGCGGTGAAGGGCTACCGGCTCGTGCTCACCATGCCCGAGAGCATGAGCCTCGAGCGTCGGCGGATCCTCGAGGCCTACGGCGCGGAGCTCGTGCTCACCCCGGCGGCGAAGGGGATGAACGGCGCGGTGGAGGCGGCGAAGGCGCTCGCGGACGAGCTGGGCGAAAAGGCGTTCGTCCCGCAGCAGTTCGACAACCCGGCCAACCCCGAGATCCACCGGAAGACCACGGCCGAGGAGATCCTGCGCTCCGTGCCCCTCGACTCCCTCGACGCCTTCGTCGCGGGCATCGGCACGGGCGGCACGATCACCGGCGTGGGCCAGGTGCTCAAGGGGAAGAAGCCCTCGCTCCTGGTGGTCGCCGCGGAGCCGCTCCGCTCGCCGCTCCTCACCGAGGGAAAGGCCGGTCCCCATCGCATCCAGGGCCTCGGCGCGAACTTCGTCCCCACGATCCTCGACCGCGCGGTCTACGACGAGGTGATCGACGTCGCCGACATGGAGGCCTATCTGGCGGCGAGGGAGCTGGCGCGAAAGGAGGGCTTGCTGGTAGGCATCTCCTCCGGCGCGGCCCTTGTCGCCGCCCGGAAGATCGCGAAGCGGCTCGGACCGGGGAAGACGGTGCTCTGCGTCCTCCCCGACACGGGGGAGCGGTACTGGAGCTCCTTCGCCGGCTTCGCGGAGGAGCTGGCTGGTGAAGGGCGCTGA